Proteins encoded by one window of Anguilla rostrata isolate EN2019 chromosome 9, ASM1855537v3, whole genome shotgun sequence:
- the zgc:101583 gene encoding magnesium transporter NIPA2, with protein MDLNAVNRLDFYIGLSLAVSSSIFIGGSFILKKKGLLRLAKRGSTRAGQGGHAYLKEWLWWAGLISMGAGEAANFAAYAFAPATLVTPLGALSVLVTAVLSSYFLNERLNVHGKVGCLLCILGSTVMVLHAPQEEEVASLKAMAEKLEDPGFIVFAVCVVVSSLILIIVAAPRYGQKNVLVYILICSVIGSLSVSCVKGIGIGIKELFTGKAVLKEPLFWVLLVLLVVCVSLQINYLNKALDIFNTSIVTPIYYVFFTTSVMACSAILFKEWFRMTADNAVGTVSGFLTIILGIFLLHAFKDITFSWDTLPVFLHEDHRGSTWSQPYIALTDQEIATDEYGQSSRIRATKENLPDKNTALTT; from the exons ATGGACCTCAATGCGGTCAATCGACTCGACTTCTACATTGGCCTCTCCCTGGCAGTCAGCTCCAGTATCTTCATCGGCGGCAGCTTTATCCTGAAGAAGAAGGGTCTCTTGCGTCTAGCGAAAAGGGGCTCAACGAGAGCTG GACAAGGCGGACATGCCTACCTAAAGGAATGGTTGTGGTGGGCAGGACTTATATCAA TGGGAGCCGGCGAGGCAGCAAACTTTGCAGCATACGCTTTTGCACCGGCCACACTTGTGACACCGCTGGGAGCCCTCAGTGTTTTGGTTAC TGCAGTACTGTCGTCCTATTTCCTGAATGAACGTTTGAATGTTCACGGGAAAGTCGGCTGTTTGCTGTGTATCTTGGGTTCCACTGTGATGGTTCTCCATGCCCCacaagaggaggaggtggcctCCTTAAAGGCCATGGCAGAGAAGCTCGAAGATCCAG GATTCATTGTGTTTGCTGTATGCGTCGTGGTAAGCAGCTTGATCCTGATAATTGTGGCTGCACCACGCTATGGACAGAAGAACGTGCTGGTTTACATCCTGAtctgctctgtgattggatCCTTGTCCGTGTCTTGTGTGAAGGGCATTGGAATTGGCATCAAGGAGCTTTTTACTGGGAAGGCTGTGCTGAAGGAACCCCTGTTTTGGGTCTTGCTGGTGCTCCTGGTGGTCTGTGTCAGTTTGCAAATAAACTACCTGAACAAAGCCCTGGATATCTTCAACACCTCGATTGTCACGCCCATATACTATGTCTTCTTTACCACCTCGGTCATGGCCTGCTCTGCAATCCTTTTCAAGGAGTGGTTTCGGATGACGGCGGACAACGCTGTGGGCACAGTCAGCGGGTTCCTCACCATCATCCTGGGCATCTTCCTCCTCCATGCCTTCAAGGACATCACCTTTAGTTGGGACACTCTTCCCGTCTTCCTGCACGAGGACCACCGGGGATCCACCTGGAGTCAGCCCTACATTGCCCTTACCGATCAGGAGATTGCCACTGATGAGTATGGGCAGTCTTCCAGGATCAGAGCCACAAAGGAGAACTTGCCAGACAAGAATACTGCCCTCACCACCTAA
- the LOC135263008 gene encoding tyrosine-protein kinase BTK-like, producing the protein MSDTIFEDIFIKRSQQKKKTSPLNFKERLFILTQEKISYYEYDIEKAKKKCLKGTVDVEKIKCVEKVIPEDSAPIERLFPFQIIYDEGPLYIFAKSDEIRKRWIHKLKQVVRFNKDLAQKYHPCFWIDGMWLCCKQEVKHAMGCRVLDTKNGGFSSNASRRKSRKPLPPTPQEETSPQSLPQQPPPPPRPSSSTGFAVVAEYEFAPLGNQELELRRGEEYTVLETSETNWWRARDKYGKEGYIPSNYVIKAGNGLEKYDWYCKNMNRSQAENLLKAENKDGGFLVRDSSKAGKYTVSVYTKLGGETVGSCKHYNICTKPQGLFYLAEKHCFSSIPELINYHQHNSAGMVSRLKYVVSNKTRNAPCTAGLGYGLWEIDPHHLTFMKELGSGQFGVVKYGKLQGQQDVAVKMIKEGSMSEDDFIAEAKVMMKLRHENLVQLYGVCTKQRPIYIVTEFLSNGCLLDYLRDSLKKPTSIQLLEMCKDVSEGMAYLESQQYIHRDLAARNCLVDSNGTIKVTDFGLSRYVLDDEYTSSAGSKFPVRWSPPEVLLYSKFSSKSDIWAFGVLMWEVYTLGKIPYERLSNTDIVQEVSCGLRLYRPQLANDRIYAIMTSCWHEKPEERPTFQDLVITVEDLLYELH; encoded by the exons ATGTCAGACACAAtatttgaagacattttcaTAAAACGCTCccagcagaagaagaaaacatcACCCCTAAACTTCAAGGAGAGGTTGTTCATTCTGACGCAGGAAAAGATCTCCTACTATGAATATGATATAGAGAAGGCG AAAAAGAAGTGCCTGAAAGGAACAGTGGATGTTGAAAAGATCAAATGTGTGGAGAAAGTGATTCCAGAGGACAGTGCACCCATTGAGCGACTGTTCCCTTTCCAG ATTATCTATGATGAAGGACCACTCTACATCTTTGCAAAGAGCGATGAGATCAGGAAGCGCTGGATACACAAGCTGAAACAAG TGGTACGGTTCAACAAGGACTTAGCACAAAAGTATCACCCGTGCTTCTGGATTGATGGGATGTGGCTGTGCTGCAAGCAGGAGGTCAAGCATGCTATGGGCTGCCGAGTGCTGGACACCAAGAACGGAG GATTTTCCAGTAATGCATCACGACGAAAATCCAGGAAACCACTACCTCCAACCCCACAAGAG gAGACAAGTCCTCAGTCACTTCCTcaacagcccccacccccaccacggCCTAGTTCGTCCACAGGATTTGCAGTGGTAGCAGAATATGAGTTTGCGCCCCTGGGTAATCAGGAACTGGAGCTCCGGAGGGGTGAAGAATACACAGTCCTCGAAACATCAGAGACAAACTGGTGGAGAGCCAGGGACAAATATGG CAAAGAGGGCTACATTCCCAGCAACTACGTCATCAAGGCTGGAAATGGGCTTGAGAAGTATGA CTGGTATTGCAAGAACATGAACCGCAGTCAGGCAGAGAACTTGTTAAAGGCAGAG AACAAAGATGGTGGGTTTTTGGTACGAGACTCAAGCAAAGCTGGGAAGTACACCGTATCAGTTTACACCAAGCTTGGAGG GGAAACAGTGGGTAGCTGCAAGCACTACAACATCTGCACCAAACCACAAGGGCTTTTCTACCTGGCGGAGAAACACTGCTTTAGCAGCATTCCTGAACTCATAAACTACCACCAGCACAATTCGGCAG gTATGGTGAGCAGACTGAAGTATGTTGTTTCAAACAAAACCAGAAACGCACCCTGCACTGCCGGATTAGGATACG GTCTCTGGGAAATCGACCCGCACCACCTGACTTTCATGAAGGAGCTGGGCAGCGGGCAGTTTGGCGTGGTGAAGTACGGGAAGTTACAAGGGCAGCAAGACGTGGCCGTCAAAATGATCAAAGAGGGTTCAATGTCGGAGGATGACTTCATCGCCGAAGCCAAAGTCATGAT GAAGCTCCGTCATGAGAATCTGGTTCAACTTTATGGCGTCTGCACCAAACAAAGGCCCATCTACATTGTGACAGAGTTCCTTTCCAATGGATGCCTTCTTGATTACCTACGGGATTCTCTCAAGAAACCAACTTCCATCCAGCTCCTAGAGATGTGCAAGGACGTGAGCGAGGGCATGGCCTACCTGGAATCCCAACAGTACATCCACAGAGACCTT gctGCCAGGAACTGCTTGGTGGATTCCAACGGGACCATTAAAGTCACTGACTTTGGACTGTCACG GTATGTTCTGGATGATGAGTATACCAGCTCTGCAGGCTCAAAGTTCCCAGTGCGCTGGTCTCCTCCAGAGGTCCTGCTCTACTCCAAGTTCAGCAGCAAGTCCGACATCTGGGCTTTCG GGGTCCTGATGTGGGAGGTCTACACTCTTGGCAAGATTCCCTACGAACGCTTATCTAACACAGATATAGTTCAGGAGGTGTCGTGTGGCCTGCGTCTCTATCGCCCCCAGTTGGCCAATGACAGAATTTATGCTATCATGACAAGCTGCTGGCATGAG AAACCAGAAGAACGTCCAACATTTCAGGACCTTGTGATAACTGTTGAAGATCTACTGTATGAACTTCACTAA
- the vwa10.2 gene encoding von Willebrand factor A domain-containing protein 7: protein MGWILYVLLLGLLLPGLQAFKPLLGSSITHMEITEMAMLRKTTEVCRALAIAEGRDFSIPPGETLSASAVQRACSPSDGSLLSGYKFKATIVTTYLSNAAVDAIYALSDSRHFDNEAFLGGRALITEGIASIKANVRQENFISARLTLGEICHTLQDFYSHSNWIELNQKHPNTNLIRQDQSIGNIADKNTPTCKSCSGGDCKDNILPEIISEGKLTSGYFDLLFSSKPAGKCSHGGSADRTSRRDPIGGINKDDDAADHGHLHRAAANMAVNATMELLEDIRGATGEKDFLRLMGISRSSVLCFVIDTTGSMFDDIEEAKRVAFSIIDSKKGTLDEPSAYILVPFNDPDFGPLTRTTDSDIFKQSINALTASGGGDLPEMCLSGLQLALTGAPPSSEVFVFTDAPAKDFDLKSTIIALIESTKSVVTFLLTNALSARRRRNTGVVNRMSPQGNELYQELADASGGQAIVVTKGNLPQVTDIIVDSSTSALVTVLQVVRDPGRPDNFTFAVDASMRNLTIYLTGNSLTFNLNSPSGVSQTSSASDGPLGTIKVVGNLYTIRVDTQAGLWEISVTSTESYTLKVTGQSSIDFVYNIVEDRNGFGTDFTLKEGRLKAGGNATLLLSVVGGDSPTVTEVSLVEVSGSRVENATLTRLGGGDYLASVQSVPDGSVVIVLKGVDGMPRSTQNSFQRQTTTQMKASNLTVTAMANGTLEPEVPFSVPFIVTSGGVKGNYTIRSRDNMGFITFFSPSLSLESKDSAQGIVQLLAPGSTPSGTDVTLTIEAESPGGDSNYVVLRISVLNKVTDFSRPVCQVISVSNNCSNNCSQSEWELSANLTDGNGTGIRSVTVRMGDGTLNTTTFVGEGGINITMARYNGSCCSPDVELVAVDAVGNVGTCFHSIRAAPSLAPSVATSPVAHRTTTPSAPSSTSSVAALKLPLLLISTALLAPLLS from the exons ATGGGCTGGATTCTCTATGTCCTCttgctgggcctgctgctgccAGGGTTGCAGGCCTTTAAGCCTTTACTGGGAAGCTCCATCACTCACATGGAGATAACAGAGATGGCCATGCTGCGCAAAACCACAGAGGTCTGCCGAGCATTGGCCATCGCAGAAGGGAGAGACTTCTCCATTCCG CCTGGTGAAACTCTGTCTGCATCTGCCGTGCAGAGAGCGTGCTCCCCCAGTGACGGCTCTCTGCTGTCCGGATATAAATTCAAGGCCACCATCGTAACAACATACTTGAGCAACGCAGCCGTGGATGCCATTTACGCTCTGAGTGATTCACGCCACTTTGATAATGAGGCATTCTTGGGCGGTCGGGCCCTCATCACAGAGGGCATAGCCAGCATAAAGGCAAATGTTCGGCAGGAGAACTTTATCTCAGCAAGACTGACCCTGGGGGAGATCTGCCACACCCTGCAG GATTTCTACAGTCACAGCAACTGGATTGAACTGAATCAAAAGCACCCGAACACCAACCTGATCCGACAAGATCAAAGCATTGGGAATATAGCAG ATAAAAACACACCGACCTGCAAAAGCTGCTCTGGGGGAGACTGCAAGGACAACATCCTGCCAGAAATCATCAGTGAAGGGAAGCTAACCTCTGGCTATTTTGATCTTCTATTCTCCTCCAAACCTGCAG GGAAATGCAGTCATGGCGGGTCTGCTGATCGTACGAGTCGCCGGGACCCAATTGGCGGGATCAACAAGGATGATGATGCAGCAGATCATGGACACCTGCACCGCGCTGCTGCCAACATGGCCGTGAATGCCACCAtggagctgctggaggacaTCCGGGGCGCCACCGGGGAGAAGGACTTCCTCCG GCTCATGGGTATCAGTCGTTCCTCTGTGCTATGTTTTGTGATTGACACCACGGGCAGCATGTTTGATGACATCGAGGAGGCAAAGAGGGTGGCATTCTCAATCATTGACAGCAAGAAAGGCACCCTGGATGAACCATCTGCTTACATCCTGGTGCCGTTTAATGACCCTG attTTGGACCTCTGACTCGGACAACAGACTCGGACATCTTTAAGCAGAGCATAAATGCTCTCACTGCATCAGGTGGTGGTGACCTGCCGGAGATGTGTCTATCAGGATTGCAG ctggcTCTCACTGGCGCCCCCCCATCCTCTGAAGTTTTTGTGTTCACCGATGCCCCGGCCAAAGACTTTGACCTGAAGAGCACAATTATTGCCCTCATTGAGAGCACCAAGTCAGTT GTGACCTTCTTGTTGACAAACGCTCTCTCAGCTCGACGTCGAAGGAACACTGGTGTTGTCAACCGTATGAGTCCACAAGGGAATGAGCTGTACCAGGAATTGGCTGACGCTTCTGGGGGGCAGGCCATAGTGGTCACTAAAGGAAATCTGCCCCAAGTCACTGACATCATTGTGGACTCCTCCACCTCTGCCCTG GTGACAGTTCTCCAGGTGGTGAGGGATCCAGGAAGACCAGATAATTTCACCTTTGCAGTAGATGCATCCATGAGAAACCTGACCATCTATCTCACTGGCAACTCCCTCACCTTCAATCTCAACAGCCCATCAG GTGTGTCTCAAACCAGTTCTGCCTCGGACGGGCCCCTGGGTACAATAAAGGTAGTAGGGAACCTGTACACAATTCGTGTGGACACTCAGGCAGGATTATGGGAAATCAGCGTCACCTCTACAGAATCATACACtctgaaggtcacag GACAAAGCAGCATAGATTTTGTCTACAACATTGTTGAGGACCGTAATGGGTTTGGAACTGATTTTACCTTGAAAGAGGGCCGTCTCAAAGCAG GTGGGAATGCCACCTTGCTGCTGTCAGTGGTGGGCGGGGATTCCCCCACAGTGACAGAGGTGTCCCTGGTGGAGGTATCGGGTTCAAGGGTGGAAAACGCCACCTTGACaaggttggggggaggggattaTCTTGCATCTGTACAGAGCGTCCCAGATGGaagtgttgttattgtgttgaAGGGGGTGGATGGGATGCCCCGGTCCACCCAAAACAGCTTCCAGAGGCAGACCACCACCCAGATGAAGGCTTCCAACCTGACTGTCACA GCCATGGCAAATGGCACCTTGGAGCCTGAGGTGCCATTCTCTGTTCCCTTCATTGTGACGTCCGGTGGGGTAAAGGGAAACTACACCATCCGCTCACGAGACAACATGGgtttcatcacatttttttcacccAG CCTCTCGTTGGAGAGTAAGGACAGCGCACAGGGGATAGTTCAGCTCTTGGCTCCTGGCAGTACACCGTCAGGCACAGACGTCACGCTCACCATCGAGGCCGAGTCCCCTGGGGGTGACTCCAACTACGTCGTGCTCCGCATCTCTGTCCTTAACAAG GTGACAGACTTCAGCCGGCCTGTGTGCCAGGTAATTAGCGTGAGCAACAACTGCTCCAAcaactgcagccaatcagagtgggAGCTGTCCGCTAACTTGACAGACGGGAATGGGACGGGCATCCGGAGTGTGACAGTCCGCATGGGGGATGGCACCCTCAACACCACCACctttgtgggggaggggggcatcaACATCACCATGGCAAGATACAACGGCTCCTGCTGCTCGCCGGATGTAGAGTTGGTGGCGGTGGACGCTGTGGGCAATGTGGGCACCTGCTTCCATTCCATCAGAGCCGCACCCAGCCTGGCACCCAGTGTGGCAACCAGCCCGGTAGCACACCGCACGACCACGCCCTCTGCCCCCAGTTCCACCAGCAGCGTGGCTGCTCTCAAACTGCCCCTCCTTCTCATTTCCACTGCCCTCCTGGCTCCCCTCCTTTCTTAA
- the timm8a gene encoding mitochondrial import inner membrane translocase subunit Tim8 A, which yields MDSQGVTADPQLQQFIEVESQKQRFQQLVHQMTEVCWEKCMEKPGPKLDSRTETCFVNCVERFIDTSQFILNRLEQTQRSRGSFSETMSD from the exons ATGGATAGTCAAGGAGTAACTGCAGATCCTCAGCTTCAGCAATTTATTGAAGTGGAATCACAAAAACAGAGGTTTCAGCAGCTTGTACACCAGATGACGGAGGTCTGTTGG GAGAAATGCATGGAAAAGCCGGGCCCAAAGCTGGACTCCCGGACAGAAACATGCTTTGTGAATTGTGTTGAGCGCTTTATTGATACAAGCCAATTTATCCTAAACAGACTGGAGCAGACCCAGAGGAGTCGGGGGTCTTTCTCTGAGACCATGTCTGACTAG